A stretch of DNA from Candidatus Binatia bacterium:
GTGCCGCCGTTGGCCGCGCCGGTGTAGAGGGTCGTCCACTGGGCCGGGTCCGGGCTGGTGACCGGCGTGGCCGACGAGTTCCACCACATCGCGACGATAGCGGCCGACCCGTCTTCGGTCGGTTCGATCGAGCCAGCCGACGGCGGGGTGGCCGTCGTGTCGCTCTGCCCGGAGTTGGCGAGCCACGCGTGCAGCGGGTCGCGGGCGCCGGTCCAGACCGTGACGTCGACCCGCGCGTTGGCGCTGTATCCGAAGGAGACGGTCAGCGTCGCGTTGCTCAGCCCGAGCTGCCCGATCCAGGTCGTCCACACCATCATGCCGGCGGGGCTGGGCGCGTTCGTGTTGAGGAGGTAGTTCGGGGCGAGCGGGTACGTGGTGTACCACGGTCCGCCGTCAACCAGTTGGATGTTGGTGACGCCGTTGTTGTACGCGCCGCCGAGCGCGGTCGAGGTCGTGATGACCCAGAGCGTCGCACCGGGTGGCGCGTAGATGCCGTGCACGACGGCCGACGTGGCGTTGCTCGCGGTCGCCGTATAGATCGGCGGGTGGGACGCGACGGTCACTAGCTCGCCCGGTACATCCGCCGGTACGCGGAGAACCGCAACCCGGTCATGGTGACGCCGGTGTTGCCGGCCAGCGAGTACGGCTCCACGTAGTACCCGGCGCCGGGGATGATCTTCACGCCGAGCGCGGTGGCGGTCAGGATGTTGCCGTTGGGGATCGCGTCGCCCTTGTTCTGTGCGAGCAGCGTGCCGGTGATGCCGTTGACGCCGATGCCGATCTCGCCCCAGGTGGTGACGCCGCTGAACACGGCGCTGACTTGCAGGTCCCAGATGCCGGGGTGGCGTAGGAAGATCTGCGTGCCGCCCGAGTTGAGCGTGGTCAGGTGCCACGGGTCGTCGTCTTCGGCGATGAAGTGGATGCCGTCGCGGTCGGCCTCGCCCGATCCGTTGGGCACGGCCAGGCTGGTCGAGCGGGACAGGGTGACCCCGCACTGGTGTCCGCACGGGTCGCGCAGGTCGGTGATGGTGTAGCCGGACGACTGACCGGGGTTGACCTTGACCTGGGCGAGCGAGATGGCGTTCATGTTGGCCGCACTGGGCATGCCGGACCCGGTGTCGAGCATGAGCCGGTAGCACCAGGCGCTGTCGGACACGCCCATCGCGAGCTGCTGGTCGTCGACCTGGGCGATCAGCCGGTGAAACAGCGACGTGCCGCCGCCGTTGGCCGGGATCGGCACGTCGACCGGCCCGGACGCGGCGAACACGTACCGCTCCTGGGCGGACGCCCCGGCAATGCCGGTGGGGGCAGTGACGCCGACGCCGGCCGAGACGGTGACCGTGTTGGCCGACGTGGTGGTGACGTTGAAGTCGTCCGGGTTGGCCACACCCGCCGACGGGCAGGCCGGCGCGATCAGCGTGCGCAGGTCACCGACCGACCAGTTGTAGGCCGTGGTGCCGGCCGGCGCCTGCATCCACACGGCGTAGTCGCGCATGTTGGCCTGGTCGTTCGAGTACACAAAGGTGTCGGCCACGGCGACCCTTTCGGACGGTGGAGGCGGTGGTGGGCAGCGGGGCTAGAAGAAGCGCGGGCTGTGCTGGACGACCAACTGCCCGCTGGCCCCGTCGTCGCCGCTGGCGAACGCGAGGGTGGTCGTGCCGGGCTCGAGCAGGAACCACCGCGACACCGACCAGTCGACGCGGTTGTAGAGGCTCTGCGCCGGGTCGCCGTCGAGCAGGACGGTGCGGCGGGCCACGTCGATGACCACGGAGTGCCCGTCCGGCACGGTGTAGTTGCCGAAGGCGATCCGCACGCCGGTGGTGTAGTTGATGATCTGCGGCGACGCGCACGGCCCGGTGATGGTGAACACCGGCGCGGCCGGCGCGCTGCCCACGTTGGTGATGGTGAGCAGGTTGCCGCCGTCGCCCGCGGCGAGGCTGAGCGCCGGGCTGCCCGCGTCGCCGGGGGCCAGGTACAGCGCCGCGCTGCCGGCGTCGCCGGGGTCGAGCGAGAACCCGGCCCCGGTCTGCGGGTACGCCGGCCCGGTGACGACCGGCTCCAGCGCCTCGAACAGCCCGGTCGGCGCGGCGAACGCCAGCGACACCTCCAGATAGGACGTGTTCTTGCTGCCCACCGTGCAGGTCATCGGCGTGGCCCGCAGTTGGATGCGGCGCTGCTGCTCCCAGCCGTCGCACTGCGCGTACAGCCAGGGCCGCCGCGCCGGCTGGCAGATCGCGCGCAGCGTGTCCAGGTGCTGGTGGCGGGTGCCGGCGTCGTCGTTCCACACGGTCAGCGCGAGCTGTACCTGCCGCGAGCCGGTCAGGCTGGACAGGTCGACGGTGCCGGACACCCCGGTCGCGTCGGTGACCACCTCGCGGATCGTCGGCGAGCCGAAGTCGTAGCTCTTGCACTTGTACGGGCTGTCGTAGTTCATCCCGGCGGCGGCGAACCGGACCTCGGCGGCCCCGTCCACGAGGGAGAGCGTGGTACCCACTCAGAACCTCCGGGTCAGGTGCGGGATGACCGCGTCGGCGACCCTGCGGCCATCCAGGTTGAGGTGGGCCGGGCGGGTGGACAGCGCCTGCGCGAGCCGGTTGATCGTCCAGTCGTCGAGGCGCATCTCGCCGCCGTTGCTGCTGACCGCCTCGGCGTGCTTGACGTAGGCGCGGGACTCGGTCGGGGTCAGCACCGCCTCGGGCGAGCCGGTCGCGTTGTACCCGAAGTCTTTGAGCCAGCCGCCCGCGTCGTAGCCGTGCCCGTGGCCGAGTACCCCGAGCACGTCACCGTGGTAGCGGTGCTTGACGTAGTTGAGCGCGGCGAGCAGGTTGTCGTAGCCGTTGTAGATGTTGCCGTGGCCGGGGAAGGCGTACTGCAAGAACGTCGGCGGCGTGGTCTGCATCAGGCCACGGGCCAGGTTGTTGGGCCAGTTGACGTCGTGCACCTTCTGGATCGCCAGCTCGTTGCCGCTGGACTCGGTGACGATCTGGCGCAGCACCGCGTTGACGTAGTCGTTGCTGGCCGGGAATCCGTTGTCCCGCAGCGCCTGCTCGACGGTGGCCCGCCACCGGTTCACGCCGGTGCCGGCCGCCTTGCCGGGGTCGCCACCCCCGGCGATGCCCGAGTTGACCCGGGCCGCGCTGGTCAGGATCTGCTTGATGATCCCGCCCCACAGCCCGCCGACGGTGACGTTGGCCGCCTTGGGTGCCGCCGTGCCGCCGCCGGGGACGCTGACGAACTTGTCGCCGAGCTGCGGCAGGTACATGACGTTGGGGAAGCTGAGCACGTTCGACGTGTGCGGGCCGATGAGGATGCCGTCGCGGGAGTTGGCCGCCTCGAAGTTCAGCCCGCCGAGGTTACCCATCGTGTGCCCGGCGTTGAACCCGACGGTGAACGTGCCGGTGCCCGGCTTGAACCCGTGCGCGGTCAGGAACGCCCGCTCGTTGCCGGTGACGAAGTACCGCTTGTAGTCGGCGTTGCCGGTCAGCCGCGCCCACACCTCGCCGACCAGCGACGAGCAGTCGTAGGCGGTCGGCCCGTTGGCGCCCATCACGTAGGGCAGCGGGTCGACGGTGCCCTTGAGCCAGTTCTGCACCGCCGCGACGGACGAGCCGCCGGCCGCCGAGGACAACACGCCGGCCGAGCCCATCAGGGCGTTGATGTTCTGCTGGATCGGCTCCCACCAGGTGTCGATCGGCTTGTTCAGCGGCAGCACGAACCCGCCGCCCGAGTAGAACCGGTCGGCGTTGATGGCCTCCAGTGCCATGCGGTGCTTGCGGGTGGACTTCGCGTTGACCACGAACTCTTCGGCGTTGAGCATCGCCGGGATGTTGTCGGCCGCGTCGTGCGGCGACCAGCCGCCGACCAGGCCGCCGGCCGCCTTGAACTGGACGGGACCCTTGTGCTGCGGCACTGGGCCGAACGGCACTGTCTCACCAGTCGACGGTGGCGTCCACTGCACAACGTCGATGCCGTACAGCTTCGCGAGCTGCGCCAGCCCTTGGTACTGCTGGTAGATGTGATCGAGGCTGATCTTCGCAGAGCCGTTGTCGGTGATCTGCAAGTTAAATTGGTGGTCGAGCAGCTTCGAGTTTTCGTAGAGAGCCTTGGCCGCATCCTTGGTCAGGTTCAGGTGACCCAGAAGATCACCGAGGGCCTTCCCCTGCTTGTCAAACGCGGTGTTCGCGTCGTCAACCGCCCGCCGGGCCAGCTCGTTCTGGTGCCGGCTGCTTTCCAGCGTGTTGGCGTAGTTTTCGTGGGCCAGCTTGAGGTTGCGCTGCTGTTCCAGTTCGTTGCGGCGCGACTCGGCAAGGCTGTGCTTAGCGTCGACCACGTCGGGCGTGCCCTCGACGCCCTGCTTCTGCGCGAGTGCGAGCTTGTCGCGCAGGGCCGGCGCGTCGGCCTGAAAGTCGGCGAGCGCGTTGCGGGCCTCGTCGAGGCTGACCACCGCCTGGCGACGGGCCAGCGCCTCGGCGGGCAGGCCGCGGGTCTGTACCTCGGCCAGTTGCGCCTCGACGAGCCGGATCTTCAGCTCTTCCTCGTTGTCGCCGATGTCGCGAACCTGCCGCTGCAAATCCTTGAGGTTCTGGATCGCGTCTTTGCGGGCCTGGGTCAGCGACTTCTGCGCCTGCTCGGTGGCGTAGTGCGCCTCGGCCAGACCGTGCTCGGCCTCGGTGACACCGTGCAGCGCGTTCTCGTTGGCCTGTGCGGTGGACTGCGCGGTCTGCGCCGCGCTGTACCGGGCGTCGTCCGCGCTGCGCTGCGCGCTGAGGTAACTGGCGTACGCGTCGGCGACCGTGTTGACGGTCTTGACCTCGGGGCTGAACTCGTCGCCGAGCTGGCTCTGGAAGTTGGAGAAGACCGTGTTGTTGGCGGTGATCGCGTCGGTGACCTTCTTCCACGACACCGCGTTCTGGTCAAGCGCCGGGGTCAACGCGTCCATCGCGGCCTTGACAGCCTCGGCGGCGGCCTTGTCGTCGGTCAGCGCGTCGGCGGCGGCGTCGAAGTCCTTTTCGTTGAAGTACTTCTTGACGGCGAGAATCGGCGACAGGGCCGCCAGTCCGGTGGGAGTCTTGTCGGCTGCACCCTGCTTCGTGCGGATCGCGTCGATCTGCGCCTGGATCGCCTCGGGGCTGCCGCTGGCGATGGCCTGCACGACGCTGGGCAGTTCCACCCCGTACTTATGGGAGTGCAGGGCCAGGTCACGCAGCGCCGAGTCGCCGGCCGCCAACTGGCTCACAAACTCCTGCGAGATCTGGCCGGTGGACTTGTAGCTGTCGGCAAGTTGCTTGAGCGACGACGCGAGGGTGTCCGAGGTCTGCTTCTGTGCGGACATGGCACCGGTGACGCTGCCGACGGCCGCGCCAACCGCGGCGCCACCAGCCGCTGCAACCGGGCTGCCAAACATGCCGACACCGGCACCGACACCGGCGCCGGACAGCGCGCCGCCGAGGATCGGGTGACCCGCATTGGCCAGCGCGCTACCACCAGCGGTGGCCGCCAGCGAAGCGCCGAGAATGACGCCGGTACCCAGTCGACTATTCGCCAGCGCGCCCATGCGGCCGAAGAAACCAGGCTGAGCTTGCGGGCCAGCCGGCCCGGTGTACATGCCGAAGCCGACACTGCTGGCGGAGGTAGTGGCGTTGTAGCCTTTCGCGGCGGCGGTGGCCTCGGCCCACATGGTCTTGACGCCAATAGCCGCCGCCCGAACCCGCGCCCCGAACACGGTGTACGCGGCGGCGATGGTGAGGATGCCGGCCGCGAAGCCGGGATTGCCCATCTGTGACAGCCCACCCACCAGGGAGGTGACGCCGTCCACAACATCGCCGACGACCGACAGCACCGGGTGAAGCACCGCGTACAGGTCGGTGAACGCCTTGACCAACTTGCCGATGTCGACCACCGCGGCGTCGATGAAGTCGAGGAGTCCCTTGAGGAACCCGACACCCTTCGGGTCGGTCAGGTCGGCGACCAGCGTGCCGAACGCCTTGCCGATCGCCGGCCCCTTCTTGGCGATGGCGTCGATGTACTGTGCCGCGTTGCGCGCCGCGGTGGCCATGCCGGGCAGGGCCGCCTGGGCGAACCCGGCCAGCCCCTGCTCGATCTTGGGAAGTGTCTTGCCGAGCGGCGTGAGTACGTCGGCGATCTTCGGCTTGAGCGCCGCGAAGTCGATGCCGATCTGCGGGATGACCAGCGCCAGCTCGTCGGCAAACGGCCGGGCCGCGCCTTGCAGGGTCTGGCCCATGTCGGCGGCGAGGCTGGTCGCGGCAGCCTTGACCCGGTAGTCCTTGGCCGCGATGACGATGCCGGTGGCGATGCCACCGACGCCGAAGCCGAGCGCGACCGCAGAACTGATCGCGGCGCCAATGAGCGGCGCCCCGGCGGTGATGCCGATGGCGATGGTGCGGGCCGCGTGCGGGCCGACGCCGCCGATGCCGGGCAGCACGTTCAGGTACTCGGCGAACTTCCGGAAGCCCTGGGTGCGCTCGTTCTGCTCGCGCTTAGCGTTTTCCCGGTACGCCTGCGCCTCGGCCTTGCCGAGGACCTCGCGCTGCTTGCGGGCCTTCTCTGCGGCGGCATCCGCGTCGTCGGCGGCCTTCTTGTTGCGACGGTCGTTCTCGGCGTGCGCGGCGCGCTCGGCCTTTTCGATGTCCTGTTGCAGCTTCTGGGCGTCGGCGACCTTCTTAGCCGTGCGCTGCCGATCTTCGTTGTACGCCTGCTCTTCTAGGCGGCCCATCTTGGCGCGCTGCGCCTGCGCGCGGCGGTAGTCCTCGGCGTACGCGGCCACCTCGGCGTCGGCACGCTTCTTGGTCGCCGCGACCGACGCCGCCGTCGCGGCGGCCTCCCGGCGCGCCTTTTCCCGGTATGCCTCAGCCTCGGCCGACCCCATCTGCTTCTGGGCGGCCCGCTGCGCTGCGAGCAGATCGGTGACCTGTTGCCGCAACATGCGTTGCTGCACCGGCGATATGAAATCGCCTTCGGCCTCGACCTTAGCCTTGACGGTGACCTTCTCGGAGGACAGCGCCTTGAGCTTGGCCTTGGCCGGCGCGGTGTCCACATCGGCCTTGACCTTGGCGGTGGTCTTGCCGGCCTCGTCCGCCGCGGCCCTGACCTTGGCGACCACGGCTGCGGTGTCCGCCTCGACGGTGACCTTGACCTTGGTGCCGGCGGTGGCTTCCTTGAGTCCGGCGGTCAGCTCCTCCTTGAACCTGGAGAAGTCCGGCTTGATGGCGATGAGTGCTTCTTCGATGACAGTCGCCATCAGCTCACCTCCACGAGGCCATCGCCCATTGCGGCGCCGAGATTGCGGATGCTCAGGTCCTGTTCGTAGTCCTCATCGAGCAGCAGACGCGTCTCGGTGATTTGCTCGCCTTCGGGCGTGAAGTCGACGCGGGCAGCGAGGTCGAGGCGCTGCTTGCGCATCTCGTCGACCACGGCTTCCTCCATGACGAGGAATGCCTGGCGGGCGCTGAGTTTGGAGAACTGCATGAGCGCGCGTTCAACCGCGCCCCAGTACGCGGCGGCGCGGGACAGGATCAGCCGGCGCCGCTCGGCGGTTTTGCCGGTGTAGCGTTCCAGCAGCCAGCGCACCAGTTCGCTGATCTGCCGGGTGTCGATACCGGCTAGCTGGCCTTCGGGTTCAGCGACACCACA
This window harbors:
- a CDS encoding transglycosylase SLT domain-containing protein — translated: MATVIEEALIAIKPDFSRFKEELTAGLKEATAGTKVKVTVEADTAAVVAKVRAAADEAGKTTAKVKADVDTAPAKAKLKALSSEKVTVKAKVEAEGDFISPVQQRMLRQQVTDLLAAQRAAQKQMGSAEAEAYREKARREAAATAASVAATKKRADAEVAAYAEDYRRAQAQRAKMGRLEEQAYNEDRQRTAKKVADAQKLQQDIEKAERAAHAENDRRNKKAADDADAAAEKARKQREVLGKAEAQAYRENAKREQNERTQGFRKFAEYLNVLPGIGGVGPHAARTIAIGITAGAPLIGAAISSAVALGFGVGGIATGIVIAAKDYRVKAAATSLAADMGQTLQGAARPFADELALVIPQIGIDFAALKPKIADVLTPLGKTLPKIEQGLAGFAQAALPGMATAARNAAQYIDAIAKKGPAIGKAFGTLVADLTDPKGVGFLKGLLDFIDAAVVDIGKLVKAFTDLYAVLHPVLSVVGDVVDGVTSLVGGLSQMGNPGFAAGILTIAAAYTVFGARVRAAAIGVKTMWAEATAAAKGYNATTSASSVGFGMYTGPAGPQAQPGFFGRMGALANSRLGTGVILGASLAATAGGSALANAGHPILGGALSGAGVGAGVGMFGSPVAAAGGAAVGAAVGSVTGAMSAQKQTSDTLASSLKQLADSYKSTGQISQEFVSQLAAGDSALRDLALHSHKYGVELPSVVQAIASGSPEAIQAQIDAIRTKQGAADKTPTGLAALSPILAVKKYFNEKDFDAAADALTDDKAAAEAVKAAMDALTPALDQNAVSWKKVTDAITANNTVFSNFQSQLGDEFSPEVKTVNTVADAYASYLSAQRSADDARYSAAQTAQSTAQANENALHGVTEAEHGLAEAHYATEQAQKSLTQARKDAIQNLKDLQRQVRDIGDNEEELKIRLVEAQLAEVQTRGLPAEALARRQAVVSLDEARNALADFQADAPALRDKLALAQKQGVEGTPDVVDAKHSLAESRRNELEQQRNLKLAHENYANTLESSRHQNELARRAVDDANTAFDKQGKALGDLLGHLNLTKDAAKALYENSKLLDHQFNLQITDNGSAKISLDHIYQQYQGLAQLAKLYGIDVVQWTPPSTGETVPFGPVPQHKGPVQFKAAGGLVGGWSPHDAADNIPAMLNAEEFVVNAKSTRKHRMALEAINADRFYSGGGFVLPLNKPIDTWWEPIQQNINALMGSAGVLSSAAGGSSVAAVQNWLKGTVDPLPYVMGANGPTAYDCSSLVGEVWARLTGNADYKRYFVTGNERAFLTAHGFKPGTGTFTVGFNAGHTMGNLGGLNFEAANSRDGILIGPHTSNVLSFPNVMYLPQLGDKFVSVPGGGTAAPKAANVTVGGLWGGIIKQILTSAARVNSGIAGGGDPGKAAGTGVNRWRATVEQALRDNGFPASNDYVNAVLRQIVTESSGNELAIQKVHDVNWPNNLARGLMQTTPPTFLQYAFPGHGNIYNGYDNLLAALNYVKHRYHGDVLGVLGHGHGYDAGGWLKDFGYNATGSPEAVLTPTESRAYVKHAEAVSSNGGEMRLDDWTINRLAQALSTRPAHLNLDGRRVADAVIPHLTRRF